One Camelina sativa cultivar DH55 chromosome 3, Cs, whole genome shotgun sequence genomic window carries:
- the LOC104778975 gene encoding uncharacterized protein At4g04775-like yields the protein MSNLSTKSTGTSSSRARGRVFGVPKRCWCGEAVVALISKSDPNPYRRYYRCSFAATNKLRNDEHTFKWVDEALLNEVDALISRNAGLEQQLKELRTERLEFDTMVYEKMEKEVLEKVEDGLGEAKSWNKKMMSVILLVCMVMIGLSKVVG from the exons ATGAGCAATTTATCAACAAAGTCGACTGGAACTTCCAGTTCTCGTGCGAGAGGAAGAGTTTTCGGTGTGCCAAAGAGATGTTGGTGCGGGGAAGCTGTTGTGGCATTGATCTCGAAATCTGATCCGAATCCTTACCGGAGATACTACCGTTGTAGTTTTGCTGCAACAAATAAg CTTCGGAACGATGAACACACATTCAAGTGGGTCGATGAAGCTTTGCTGAATGAGGTAGATGCATTGATCTCGAGGAATGCTGGACTTGAGCAACAGCTGAAAGAGCTAAGGACAGAGAGGTTGGAGTTTGATACTATGGTttatgagaagatggagaaagaggTCTTGGAGAAGGTTGAAGATGGTTTAGGTGAAGCCAAATCATGGAATAAAAAGATGATGAGTGTTATATTGTTAGTCTGTATGGTCATGATTGGACTAAGCAAAGTAGTTGGTTGA
- the LOC104777122 gene encoding actin-related protein 2/3 complex subunit 2A yields MILLQSHSRFLLQTLLTRAQNLDKAVELDYQWIEFDDVRYHVQVTMKNPNILLLSVSLPNPPPEAMSFDGLPLGAIEAIKTTYGTGFQILDPPRDGFSLTLKLNFSKVRPDEELLTKLASIREVVMGAPLKIIFKHLASRTVAPELDRLVAIMHRPNETFFLVPQADKVTVAFPMRFKDSVDTVLATSFLKEFVEARRAAALNTAPSCSWSPTAPQELEGAPKETLSANAGFVTFVIFPRHVEGKKLDRTVWNLSTFHAYVSYHVKFSEGFMHTRMRRRVESMIQALDQAKPLEKARSMNNKSFKRLGLNDVNHTNSK; encoded by the exons ATGATACTTTTGCAATCGCATTCAAGGTTTCTTCTTCAGACGCTATTGACGCGAGCTCAGAA TCTTGATAAAGCAGTGGAGCTAGATTATCAATGGATTGAATTCGATGATGTTCGTTACCATGTTCAg gTGACAATGAAGAATCCAAATATCTTGTTGCTTTCGGTTTCGTTACCAAACCCACCACCTGAAGCAATGTCCTTTGATGGACTTCCTTTAGGAGCTATAGAAGCTATTAAAACTACTTACGGGACTGGTTTCCAAATTCTTGATCCTCCAAGAGATGGTTTTAGTCTTACCCTTAAGCTCAATTTCTCCAAAGTTCGTCCGGATGAAG AGTTATTAACGAAGTTAGCTTCCATTAGAGAAGTGGTGATGGGTGCGCcgttaaaaatcatttttaagcATTTAGCTTCAAGGACAGTTGCTCCTGAGCTGGATAGGCTTGTAGCAATTATGCATAGACCTAACGAGACTTTTTTCCTCGTGCCTCAG GCGGATAAAGTCACGGTGGCTTTTCCTATGAGATTTAAAGACTCTGTCGACACTGTTCTAGCGACTTCTTTCCTAAAG gaatTTGTAGAGGCTAGGCGTGCAGCTGCGCTTAATACTGCTCCTTCTTGTTCGTGGTCTCCAACCGCACCGCAGGAGTTAGAGGGAGCTCCTAAAGAAACACTATCTGCTAATGCCGGTTTTGTTACTTTTG TCATTTTTCCTCGGCATGTAGAAGGGAAAAAGCTTGATCGTACTGTCTGGAATTTATCAACCTTTCATGCTTATGTTAGTTACCATGTCAAG TTCTCAGAGGGATTTATGCATACCAGAATGCGGCGTCGTGTGGAGTCTATGATTCAG GCTCTGGATCAAGCTAAGCCGTTGGAGAAAGCAAGATCGATGAACAACAAATCATTTAAACGTCTA GGACTCAACGATGTCAACCACACCAACTCGAAGTAG
- the LOC104778977 gene encoding uncharacterized protein LOC104778977 encodes MADKFPCERCKANLSFKNSTEETARCCNISRPVQNNLVMLVCGGCQAKVIHQRGDKTVKCSDCQHINITTVGRTYGVRPPNQGPPQFSRFVRPQVNLIDCPQGTQVVPPHVNLLLPPHVNVLVPPQDNRDHLPAYRFLPVQVNKDFPLVYRLVPDHRLNQGPPQVNRVVPQQVNRVVPQQVSRVAPQQVSQVTQQVSQVTQQVNRVVPPRVNQDPLQVYQVALQHVNQVVPQQVNRAVPPRVYGRRNRVETAETESTASSPFTVSKNVKRYFSLSLLKCTNNKMLLLLLQPKPEITVVEYPDNAVAESVIISSTSH; translated from the exons ATGGCAGATAAGTTTCCATGTGAAAGATGCAAAGCTAACTTATCTTTTAAAAACAGCACAGAAGAAACAGCGAGATGTTGTAATATCTCACGTCCTGTGCAAA acaATCTTGTAATGCTTGTGTGTGGCGGGTGTCAAGCGAAAGTGATTCACCAAAGAGGTGACAAAACTGTGAAATGTTCTGACTGCCAACACATCAATATTACAACA gttgGAAGAACTTATGGGGTTCGTCCACCTAACCAAGGTCCTCCGCAATTTAGCCGGTTTGTTCGGCCTCAAGTTAACCTAATTGATTGTCCTCAAGGTACCCAGGTTGTTCCTCCTCACGTTAAcctgcttcttcctcctcacGTTAACGTGCTTGTTCCTCCTCAAGATAACCGAGATCATCTGCCAGCTTACCGGTTTTTACCTGTTCAAGTTAACAAGGATTTTCCTCTAGTTTACCGGCTTGTTCCTGATCATCGACTTAACCAGGGCCCTCCACAAGTTAACCGGGTTGTTCCTCAGCAAGTTAACCGGGTTGTTCCTCAGCAAGTTAGCCGGGTTGCTCCTCAGCAAGTTAGCCAGGTTACTCAGCAAGTTAGCCAGGTTACTCAGCAAGTTAACCGGGTTGTTCCTCCTCGAGTTAACCAAGATCCTCTGCAAGTTTACCAGGTTGCTCTTCAGCATGTTAACCAGGTTGTTCCTCAGCAAGTTAACCGGGCTGTTCCTCCTCGAGTTTACGGCCGGAGGAACCGTGTAGAAACTGCTGAAACTGAATCAACTGCGAGTTCTCCTTTCACTGTGAGTAAAAATGTTAAAcgttatttctctctctctctcttaaaatGTACTAATAATAAGATGCTGTTACTCTTGTTGCAGCCAAAGCCTGAGATCACTGTAGTTGAATACCCTGATAATGCTGTTGCTGAATCTGTAATCATCTCTTCTACTTCTCACTGA
- the LOC104777121 gene encoding CTP synthase isoform X1, whose protein sequence is MKYVLVTGGVVSGLGKGVTASSIGVLLKACGLRVTSIKIDPYLNTDAGTMSPFEHGEVFVLDDGGEVDLDLGNYERFLDIKLTRDNNITTGKIYQHVIAKERKGDYLGKTVQVVPHVTDAIQDWIERVAVIPVDGEEDPADVCVIELGGTIGDIESAPFIEALGQFSYRVGPGNFCLVHVSLVPVLNVVGEQKTKPTQHSVRGLRGLGLTPDILACRSTKALEDNVKEKLAQFCHVPLEYIFTLYDIPNIWHIPLLLKEQKAHLAISKVLNLASILKEPSLGEWTSRAELCDNLHVPVRIAVVGKYTGLSDAYLSVLKALLHASVACRKKLVVDWVPACDLEKETEKENPDAYKAAWKLLKGVDGVLVPGGFGDRGVEGKILAAKYARENKIPFLGICLGMQIAVIEFARSVLSLHDANSTEFKPETKHPCIIFMPEGSRTHMGGTMRLGSRKSFFNVKDSKSAKLYGNKTFVDERHRHRYEVNPDMVERLEKAGLSFAAKDETGKRMEIIELPNHPFFIGAQFHPEFKSRPGKASPLFLGLIAASCGELDTVMNPAAVHQHLISSNCPKNVFVNGSLKKSPNGVADVRYNNGYCNGLYTR, encoded by the exons atgaagtacgTGCTTGTGACAGGCGGTGTTGTGAGTGGATTAGGCAAAGGAGTAACAGCTAGTAGTATTGGTGTTCTCCTTAAAGCTTGTGGTCTTCGTGTTACTTCTATCAAAATCG ATCCTTATCTAAACACTGATGCTGGAACCATGTCTCCATTTGAGCATGGTGAAGTGTTTGTCTTGGACGATGGTGGTGag GTGGATCTTGATCTTGGAAACTACGAGAGGTTTTTAGATATTAAATTAACCAGAGACAATAACATCACTACTGGGAAAATTTACCAG CATGTTATTGCTaaagagaggaaaggagattaTTTGGGAAAGACTGTTCAG GTTGTTCCTCATGTCACTGATGCAATTCAAGATTGGATTGAGAGAGTTGCGGTTATTCCTGTTGATGGAGAAGAGGATCCTGCTGATGTTTGCGTTATTGAATTAGGGGGAACTATAG GTGATATTGAATCTGCACCTTTTATCGAAGCGCTAGGCCAATTCTCTTACCGTGTAG GCCCAGGGAATTTCTGTCTGGTCCATGTCAGCCTCGTGCCTGTGCTTAATGTTGTTGGTGaacag aaaacTAAGCCAACACAGCATAGTGTCCGAGGACTACGAGGCTTGGGCTTGACGCCAGATATCTTAGCTTGTCGGAGCACAAAG GCACTTGAAGATAATGTGAAAGAGAAACTAGCTCAATTCTGCCATGTCCCG CTTGAGTATATCTTCACTCTCTATGATATTCCCAACATTTGGCATATTCCTTTGTTGCTAAAG GAGCAGAAAGCTCACCTGGCAATCTCAAAAGTGCTCAATCTTGCTAG TATTCTTAAAGAGCCTTCTCTAGGGGAATGGACTTCCAGAGCTGAATTATGTGACAATTTACATGTGCCG GTGAGAATCGCTGTTGTGGGGAAATATACAGGCCTCTCCGATGCTTATCTCTCAGTCTTGAAG GCTCTCTTACATGCTTCTGTGGCTTGTCGCAAAAAGCTCGTAGTTGATTGGGTTCCAGCTTGTGATCTCGAAAAAGAAACTGAGAAAGAG AATCCAGATGCGTATAAAGCTGCTTGGAAGTTGCTAAAG GGAGTAGATGGAGTTCTTGTCCCTGGAGGTTTTGGTGATAGGGGAGTGGAAGGGAAGATTCTTGCTGCAAAATATGCTCGTGAAAACAAAATCCCTTTCCTTGGTATTTGTCTCGGTATGCAGATTGCTGTCATCGAGTTTGCACGATCAGTTCTCTCCTTGCACGATGCCAACAGCACAGAGTTTAAACCCGAAACCAAACATCCCTGCATCATTTTCATGCCTGAG GGTTCAAGAACTCATATGGGAGGCACTATGCGCTTAGGATCAAGAAAATCATTCTTCAATGTCAAAGACAGCAAATCCGCAAAACT ATACGGGAACAAAACCTTTGTCGATGAGAGGCATCGCCATAGATATGAG GTGAATCCTGATATGGTTGAACGCCTTGAGAAGGCTGGTCTCTCTTTTGCTGCAAAAGATGAAACTGGCAAACGCATGGAG ATCATTGAACTCCCGAATCATCCTTTCTTTATTGGTGCTCAATTCCACCCTGAGTTCAAATCCAGACCCGGGAAAGCTTCTCCTCTATTTTTAG GACTCATTGCAGCATCGTGTGGGGAGCTAGACACAGTCATGAATCCAGCAGCTGTTCATCAACATCTGATTAGTAGTAACTGTCCAAAAAACGTTTTTGTCAATGGAAGCTTAAAGAAATCTCCCAATGGCGTCGCTGATGTAAGATATAACAACGGCTACTGCAATGGCCTCTACACTAGATAG